A genomic segment from Candidatus Brocadia sinica JPN1 encodes:
- a CDS encoding ABC transporter permease, with the protein MRADNILHLGIKELWSLVRDPMMLVLIVYAFTASIYTAATAAPETLHKAPIAIVDEDQSPLSARIVGAFYPPYFLPPAMITHAEMDARMDAGLDTFALNIPPEFQRDVLAGRTPAIQLNVDATRVSQAFTGSGYVQTIVSQEVQAFVRRYRADTRPPVDLAGRVRFNPELNKSWFSAVMQLIDQVTMLSIVLTGTALIRERERGTIEHLLAMPVTPIEIMTGKVWAMGLVVLAACAFSLTVVVQGLLSVPIQGSIPLFLCGAALHLFATTSMGIFMGTFARSMPQFGLLLMLVLLPLQMLSGGSTPRESMPEWVQRVMLAAPNTHFVMLAQGILYRGAGLTVVWPQFLAITLIGAIFFNIALARFRKTIGTMV; encoded by the coding sequence ATGCGCGCGGATAACATTTTGCACCTGGGCATCAAGGAACTGTGGAGCCTGGTCCGTGACCCGATGATGTTGGTCTTGATCGTCTACGCCTTCACGGCATCGATTTACACGGCAGCCACAGCGGCGCCGGAGACGCTCCACAAGGCGCCGATCGCCATCGTGGACGAGGACCAGTCGCCGCTGTCGGCGCGCATCGTCGGCGCCTTCTATCCACCGTATTTCCTTCCACCGGCGATGATTACCCATGCCGAAATGGATGCCCGGATGGATGCCGGACTAGACACCTTCGCCCTTAATATTCCTCCCGAATTCCAGCGTGATGTGCTTGCCGGGCGCACGCCGGCGATTCAGCTCAACGTCGACGCCACCCGAGTGAGCCAGGCCTTCACCGGCAGCGGCTACGTCCAGACAATCGTTAGCCAGGAGGTGCAGGCGTTCGTGCGACGCTACCGCGCCGACACGAGACCGCCGGTTGATCTGGCGGGGCGCGTGCGCTTCAACCCCGAGTTGAACAAGTCCTGGTTCAGTGCGGTGATGCAGCTGATCGACCAGGTCACCATGCTGTCGATCGTGCTCACGGGCACAGCGCTGATCCGCGAGCGCGAGCGAGGCACAATTGAGCACCTGCTGGCGATGCCGGTGACACCGATCGAGATCATGACCGGCAAGGTCTGGGCGATGGGGCTGGTGGTGCTCGCTGCCTGCGCCTTCTCCCTGACCGTCGTCGTCCAGGGACTGCTGTCGGTCCCGATTCAGGGCTCGATCCCACTCTTCCTGTGCGGTGCCGCGCTGCACCTGTTCGCTACCACCTCGATGGGCATCTTCATGGGCACGTTCGCACGCTCGATGCCGCAGTTCGGCCTGCTGTTGATGCTGGTACTGCTGCCGCTGCAAATGCTATCCGGCGGCTCGACCCCGCGCGAGAGCATGCCCGAGTGGGTTCAGCGGGTCATGCTGGCGGCGCCAAACACCCACTTCGTGATGCTCGCCCAGGGGATTCTGTATCGCGGGGCAGGACTCACGGTCGTATGGCCGCAATTTCTCGCGATTACCCTAATCGGCGCCATCTTCTTTAATATTGCCCTCGCACGCTTCCGCAAGACCATTGGGACGATGGTATAA
- a CDS encoding HlyD family secretion protein: MTTRKWLLWTTVIVVGVLSYLGWKFFQPRKLAEGFASSNGRIEAVEIDIATKTEGRIIDVLVDEGDFVTAGQILARMDTEVLMAQLREARAQLRQARSAVETAQSIVVQRESEKAAAQSVVLQRAAELDAAKKRFARTEILVKKQAASVEDLDNDRAAFYSAEAAVNAAKANVAAADAAITTAKSQVIESKASVEASKARIERLRADIDDSALKSPRDGRVQYRIAQPGEVLGAGGKVLNMVDLADVYMTFFLPTAAAGRVKMGAEVRLVLDAAPQYVIPARVSFVADVAQFTPKTVETAEERQKLMFRIKAQIDPELLKQHIRSVKTGLPGMAYVRLDPQAEWPAHLEVRLTQ, from the coding sequence ATGACCACGCGAAAATGGCTATTGTGGACAACAGTGATCGTGGTTGGTGTCCTTTCCTATCTCGGTTGGAAATTCTTCCAGCCCAGGAAGCTGGCAGAGGGATTTGCCAGCAGCAACGGGCGCATTGAGGCGGTGGAGATCGATATTGCCACGAAGACAGAGGGACGCATCATAGATGTTCTGGTGGACGAAGGCGACTTTGTCACCGCCGGTCAAATCCTCGCCCGCATGGATACCGAGGTGCTCATGGCGCAACTCAGAGAAGCCAGGGCACAACTTCGCCAGGCAAGAAGCGCTGTGGAGACTGCTCAGAGCATTGTGGTGCAGCGCGAAAGCGAAAAGGCGGCAGCGCAGTCCGTGGTATTGCAGCGCGCGGCCGAACTCGATGCTGCAAAAAAGCGTTTCGCCCGCACGGAAATCCTAGTTAAAAAACAGGCCGCATCGGTGGAGGATCTCGACAATGACCGTGCCGCCTTCTACAGTGCAGAAGCGGCCGTCAATGCAGCAAAAGCGAACGTGGCGGCAGCGGATGCCGCCATTACCACAGCCAAATCGCAGGTCATCGAATCGAAAGCGTCCGTCGAAGCCTCGAAGGCGCGGATCGAACGACTCAGGGCGGACATCGACGATAGCGCCCTGAAGTCACCGCGTGACGGTCGGGTGCAGTATCGCATCGCCCAGCCCGGCGAGGTACTTGGCGCGGGCGGTAAAGTGCTGAACATGGTTGATCTCGCCGACGTCTATATGACCTTCTTCCTGCCTACGGCTGCGGCTGGTCGGGTCAAAATGGGGGCCGAGGTCCGGCTGGTACTCGATGCCGCTCCGCAGTACGTCATCCCGGCCCGGGTGTCCTTCGTTGCGGACGTTGCCCAGTTTACGCCCAAGACGGTGGAGACTGCCGAGGAGCGGCAGAAGTTGATGTTCCGGATCAAGGCACAAATCGATCCGGAACTGCTTAAGCAGCATATTCGCAGCGTCAAAACCGGTTTGCCGGGAATGGCCTACGTGCGGCTTGACCCTCAGGCAGAATGGCCTGCACATTTGGAGGTAAGACTTACGCAATGA
- a CDS encoding DUF5615 family PIN-like protein — translation MTIQLYMDHNVPRAITDGLRVRGVDIITALEDGTAEVDDPELLDRVSKLERVLFTRDYNLLQEATKRQRTGILFPGIIYAHQLRISIGDCIRNLEIIAKAGEPEDLLNRVQYLPL, via the coding sequence ATGACAATCCAGCTTTATATGGATCATAATGTACCTCGAGCGATAACCGACGGATTGAGAGTGCGTGGAGTAGACATTATCACTGCACTTGAAGATGGCACAGCAGAAGTGGATGATCCAGAATTATTGGATCGTGTAAGCAAATTGGAACGCGTGTTATTTACAAGGGATTATAACCTCTTGCAAGAAGCCACAAAGCGTCAAAGGACTGGCATATTATTCCCTGGAATTATCTATGCTCACCAATTGCGTATTTCAATTGGAGATTGCATTCGTAATTTGGAAATCATTGCAAAAGCTGGTGAGCCAGAAGACTTGCTGAATAGAGTACAATATTTGCCACTTTGA
- a CDS encoding DUF433 domain-containing protein, with protein MPIVETGYEHIILNEKKVPIIAGTKMKVIEIILDKIAYGWSPEELQYQHPHLTLGQIYSALAYYSDHQEKLDQEIETQLKQLDQMKKEAKPSPLIVRLKAKKLI; from the coding sequence ATGCCAATCGTTGAAACGGGATACGAGCATATCATCCTTAACGAAAAAAAGGTGCCGATTATTGCAGGCACAAAAATGAAAGTAATTGAAATTATCCTCGATAAAATTGCCTATGGTTGGAGTCCTGAAGAACTCCAATACCAGCATCCCCATCTCACATTAGGTCAAATATACTCAGCTCTGGCTTATTACTCCGATCATCAGGAAAAGCTTGACCAAGAGATCGAAACGCAATTAAAGCAACTGGATCAAATGAAGAAGGAAGCAAAGCCATCACCACTCATTGTCAGGCTAAAAGCCAAGAAGCTAATATAA
- a CDS encoding MFS transporter: MNSVRRLMFIAGLYYFLQGMSGNPGLHRQSLNFYLTQHLGFGASELAYFTFLITIPWMVKPVYGIIADSLPLFGYRIKSYFILGSLIASLSYLIIFWVGLSTVSSLYLLFILPAVGVASSDVLCDKWMLVTGKPLNVTDRMQSAQWFSISIAGIIIMVVGGYIAQYMSLRHAVLLSLPFALMIIPLTVFSWKEDRVDSVGHAAQEAKEGLRHAAKSKKLWGCAAFLFLFNAMPQLGSPVLYVYETNALNFSQVLIGYLDMTANVGFIIGVALYGLFCKKLPEKLMLRLIVVSAVLSAICFIFFRGPFSAFIIFFGSSIIGIIAYMGPLVIAAKACPKNAEGTVFALLMSVINFGKQSGNIIGGWIYEPFGFTWLVVFSTVCVSATWFLLPLVSFDDSRR; the protein is encoded by the coding sequence TTGAATTCAGTACGGCGTCTCATGTTTATTGCAGGATTGTACTACTTTTTGCAAGGAATGAGCGGCAATCCTGGCCTTCATCGTCAGTCTCTTAACTTTTATCTTACTCAACATTTGGGCTTCGGGGCCTCAGAGCTTGCGTATTTTACGTTTCTCATAACGATTCCATGGATGGTTAAGCCGGTATATGGAATTATCGCCGACAGCTTACCGCTATTCGGTTATCGTATAAAAAGTTATTTTATTTTAGGAAGTCTTATCGCCTCGTTGTCTTACCTTATTATCTTCTGGGTTGGCTTGAGCACCGTATCGTCGCTCTATCTTTTGTTTATTTTGCCGGCGGTAGGCGTTGCGTCTTCAGATGTCCTGTGCGATAAATGGATGCTTGTCACGGGTAAACCTTTAAACGTAACAGACCGAATGCAGTCTGCTCAATGGTTTTCGATTTCCATCGCTGGAATTATTATTATGGTTGTCGGTGGATATATTGCACAATATATGTCGTTACGTCATGCGGTTCTGCTTTCTTTGCCATTTGCCCTGATGATAATTCCTCTGACCGTTTTTTCGTGGAAAGAAGATCGGGTTGATTCAGTTGGTCATGCCGCTCAAGAGGCAAAAGAGGGTTTGAGACACGCGGCAAAGTCCAAAAAACTCTGGGGGTGTGCGGCATTTCTCTTTCTTTTCAACGCAATGCCTCAGTTGGGCTCACCCGTTCTCTACGTTTATGAGACCAATGCCTTAAACTTCTCTCAGGTATTGATCGGCTATCTTGATATGACGGCCAACGTTGGCTTTATCATCGGAGTTGCATTATATGGTCTTTTTTGTAAAAAACTACCGGAAAAACTGATGCTGCGGCTTATTGTAGTAAGCGCCGTGCTCTCAGCAATCTGCTTCATATTCTTCCGGGGTCCTTTTAGCGCCTTTATCATATTTTTTGGATCGTCCATAATAGGCATCATTGCTTATATGGGTCCGCTTGTCATTGCAGCTAAGGCATGTCCAAAAAATGCCGAAGGCACAGTATTCGCGCTGCTTATGTCAGTCATCAATTTCGGGAAACAGAGCGGCAATATAATCGGCGGCTGGATTTATGAACCATTTGGATTTACCTGGCTCGTAGTTTTTTCGACGGTTTGCGTATCCGCAACATGGTTCCTGCTACCGCTGGTTAGTTTTGATGATAGCAGGAGATAA
- a CDS encoding addiction module protein, producing the protein MSVKDIPDIKKLSTAEKILLVEDLWDSIASDESVVPVPQSHMEELKRRLKSYESAPGNLLSLEELQTRIEKRK; encoded by the coding sequence GTGAGTGTGAAGGATATTCCAGATATCAAGAAATTAAGTACTGCAGAAAAAATCTTACTGGTAGAGGATCTGTGGGATAGTATCGCTTCAGATGAATCTGTCGTACCTGTTCCGCAAAGCCACATGGAAGAGTTGAAAAGAAGGCTCAAAAGCTATGAATCCGCTCCGGGAAATCTATTATCTCTTGAGGAACTACAAACAAGAATAGAAAAAAGAAAATGA
- a CDS encoding DUF3786 domain-containing protein: protein MVWPGEIKAWDVLSGLDSEDVTVNAKVLFTAHDSTYVLTCFGQDIFISLNDRNIYSTTALGKLLINEHSEYSRLSILKYLIHSTDLPLAGQLIHPSDLPGGDIFIRGTHVLPLDKVAEYFENSSNEFISIGKSLGGTQLEYGDMSIELLPFPRVPVVIIVWLGDEEFPARSTLLIDSSCKSQIPTDIIWSTAMMSIKMMLTNKGV from the coding sequence ATGGTATGGCCAGGTGAAATAAAGGCATGGGATGTCCTTTCAGGGCTTGATTCGGAGGATGTAACAGTAAATGCAAAAGTATTATTTACTGCTCATGATTCTACGTACGTGTTGACTTGTTTTGGTCAGGATATCTTTATATCACTGAATGATCGTAATATCTATAGCACTACTGCATTGGGAAAATTGCTGATTAACGAACATTCTGAATACTCAAGGCTTTCTATACTTAAATACTTAATTCATTCGACTGATCTGCCACTTGCAGGACAATTGATACACCCCTCTGATTTACCTGGAGGTGATATATTTATTAGAGGAACACATGTCCTTCCGTTGGATAAGGTAGCTGAATATTTTGAGAATAGTAGTAATGAATTTATAAGCATAGGAAAGAGTCTCGGCGGTACTCAACTTGAATATGGAGATATGTCCATAGAGCTACTCCCATTCCCTAGAGTGCCAGTGGTTATCATAGTATGGTTGGGTGATGAAGAGTTTCCAGCAAGGTCGACTCTTTTAATTGACTCAAGCTGTAAATCACAAATACCAACTGATATTATTTGGTCAACTGCTATGATGTCCATCAAGATGATGCTGACAAATAAGGGCGTATAA
- a CDS encoding DUF2141 domain-containing protein, whose protein sequence is MIFIWLPLLFVAFSFQVFAGDVIVTVDRFKHNNDAPVRFSICDSEECHTKRDKGYVDIDAELIERTDNFRKYRIKNVELGEYSLSAYHDLNRSGNLERSGILGIPREPVGFSRLDVQKIRRHPKWDEVKFHVSDDNASVTVHLVDKFGL, encoded by the coding sequence ATGATTTTCATTTGGTTGCCTTTGCTATTTGTTGCATTTTCTTTTCAAGTATTTGCCGGAGATGTAATTGTTACTGTAGATAGATTCAAGCATAACAATGATGCTCCGGTACGTTTTTCTATTTGTGACAGCGAGGAATGCCACACGAAAAGAGATAAAGGATATGTGGATATTGATGCAGAACTCATTGAACGTACTGATAATTTCAGGAAATACAGGATTAAAAATGTAGAATTGGGAGAGTACTCCCTCTCTGCGTATCATGATCTTAACCGCAGTGGTAACCTGGAACGTAGCGGCATCTTGGGGATACCTCGGGAACCTGTTGGCTTTTCAAGGCTCGATGTCCAAAAAATACGACGTCATCCAAAATGGGATGAAGTTAAATTTCACGTTAGCGATGACAATGCATCGGTCACGGTACATCTGGTGGATAAATTTGGGTTATAA
- a CDS encoding PRC-barrel domain-containing protein → MLRNIKNLSGYKIQAKDGNIGEVYDFFFDDEAWTVRYLVADVETWLLDRKVLISPEVFGQPEWESRYFPVALSQEQIKNSPDIDTHKPISRQHQIELHNYYGWPLYWHASGPYTIPPVPHISETELETASNREDERDSHLRSMREVKNYYIHAIGGEIGHVSDFLVDDKTWVVRYIVVDTGSWLPGKKILIAPLWIDKVRWEESKVYVDLPKEMIKNSPEYDLSSPVNREYEIALYEYYCRPKYWV, encoded by the coding sequence GTGCTGAGGAATATAAAAAATCTCTCTGGATATAAAATCCAGGCAAAAGATGGGAACATAGGAGAAGTATATGATTTCTTTTTTGACGACGAGGCATGGACGGTGCGATATCTTGTGGCAGATGTCGAAACCTGGCTCCTGGATCGAAAAGTCCTCATATCCCCGGAAGTCTTTGGTCAACCAGAATGGGAATCACGATATTTCCCCGTTGCACTCTCCCAGGAACAGATAAAAAACAGCCCCGATATCGATACACACAAACCGATCTCCCGCCAGCATCAAATCGAATTGCACAACTATTACGGGTGGCCCCTCTACTGGCATGCGAGTGGGCCTTATACAATTCCTCCGGTTCCCCATATTTCAGAAACGGAGCTAGAAACGGCCTCAAACCGGGAAGATGAACGTGACTCACACCTGAGAAGCATGAGGGAAGTAAAAAATTATTACATTCATGCAATTGGTGGTGAAATCGGCCATGTGTCAGATTTCCTCGTTGATGATAAAACATGGGTTGTCAGATATATCGTTGTCGATACGGGAAGTTGGTTGCCGGGTAAGAAGATACTGATTGCACCACTGTGGATAGACAAAGTGCGCTGGGAGGAATCAAAAGTGTACGTGGATTTGCCGAAGGAAATGATTAAAAACAGCCCGGAATACGACCTTTCAAGCCCTGTGAACAGAGAGTACGAAATTGCATTGTATGAGTATTATTGCCGTCCGAAGTATTGGGTTTGA
- a CDS encoding glycosyltransferase, whose product MEQKLITVEDYEPYIGEHAVDRIYKKASKLKDIHVTHINSTYYGGGVAELLSSKTLLMNSLGIKTGWRVIQGSPDFFSITKKMHNALQGADINLTKLKMEIYEEVVFENAIRNHLHHDIVVVHDPQPLPMVKHYRKRGPWIWRCHIDLSEPNREMLKYLTPFIRAYDAVVLSLKEYRQKGFGAPQVFFLPAINPFTIKNKEFTEAEVQERLKHYDIPTDLPLIVQISRFDRWKDPEGVIKAFKIARREVKATLVLLGNVATDDPEGSEIFESLLKNREERIIILSVQDTALVNALQRRAAIVLQKSIREGFGLTVAEAMWKGTPVIGGNVGGIRHQIRNGVNGYLVNSNEEAAARIVQLLKNPKLRERMGKKAKETVKERFLMTRLVEQYLDLLNSFETNYKLKKT is encoded by the coding sequence ATGGAACAAAAATTGATAACGGTGGAAGATTATGAACCCTATATCGGTGAACACGCGGTGGACCGGATATACAAGAAGGCATCGAAACTCAAGGATATCCATGTTACCCATATAAACTCTACCTACTACGGAGGCGGGGTAGCAGAACTGCTCTCTTCGAAGACCCTGCTCATGAACAGCCTTGGTATCAAGACCGGCTGGCGGGTGATACAGGGTTCCCCTGACTTCTTTAGCATCACAAAGAAGATGCATAATGCCCTTCAGGGTGCGGATATTAATCTTACCAAACTAAAGATGGAAATTTATGAGGAAGTTGTTTTCGAGAACGCCATCCGTAACCACCTTCACCATGATATCGTTGTTGTCCACGACCCACAGCCGCTCCCGATGGTCAAGCATTACCGGAAGCGCGGTCCCTGGATATGGCGTTGCCACATAGACCTCTCAGAGCCAAACAGAGAAATGCTTAAATACCTTACCCCGTTCATCAGGGCATATGATGCCGTTGTGCTGAGCCTCAAGGAATACCGGCAGAAAGGATTCGGCGCCCCTCAGGTCTTTTTCCTTCCCGCCATTAACCCCTTTACCATCAAGAACAAGGAATTCACCGAAGCGGAGGTGCAGGAACGCCTGAAGCACTATGATATTCCCACTGACCTTCCCCTCATAGTGCAGATATCCCGGTTTGATCGATGGAAAGACCCCGAAGGGGTTATCAAGGCTTTCAAGATTGCACGCAGGGAGGTAAAAGCCACCCTTGTGCTCCTTGGTAACGTGGCGACTGACGACCCTGAGGGATCGGAGATCTTTGAGTCTCTCCTTAAAAACCGCGAGGAGCGCATAATCATCCTCAGCGTACAAGATACCGCCCTTGTGAATGCTCTCCAGCGGCGTGCTGCCATCGTCCTTCAGAAGTCCATCCGGGAGGGCTTTGGTCTCACAGTGGCAGAAGCCATGTGGAAGGGTACCCCTGTTATCGGCGGTAACGTGGGGGGCATCCGCCATCAAATACGGAATGGGGTAAACGGCTATCTTGTAAATTCTAACGAGGAAGCGGCGGCACGCATTGTCCAGCTCCTTAAGAATCCAAAGCTCAGGGAGAGAATGGGCAAAAAGGCAAAGGAAACCGTGAAGGAAAGATTCTTAATGACACGTCTTGTGGAGCAGTATCTCGATTTGTTGAATTCTTTTGAGACCAATTACAAACTTAAGAAGACCTGA
- the rbbA gene encoding ribosome-associated ATPase/putative transporter RbbA, translating to MTNRNSTANVGQFDQSPVARLTDVSLRYGKTHALNAVSLDLPAGRMVGLIGPDGVGKSSLLSLIAGARRVQEGRIEVLGGDMRDAGHRQTVQPRIAYMPQGLGKNLYPTLSVFENADFFGCLFGHGRAERERRIVELLKGTGLAPFSGRPAGKLSGGMKQKLGLCCALIHDPDLLILDEPTTGVDPLSRRQFWELIARIRANRLGISVLVATAYMDEAAKFDWLVAMDAGHVLATGTPGYLLKSTNTASLEGAFIALLPEQKRQGHREVEIPPRAADGGQVAIEARDLTKRFGNFVAVNRVSFRIERGEIFGFLGSNGCGKTTTMKMLTGLLPSSEGQAWLFGQKVDAQDLETRRRVGYMSQGFSLYSELTVRQNLVLHAQLFQVPKEEIPERVGKMVARFGLEKVVDALPNALPLGQRQRLSLAVALIHQPELLILDEPTSGVDPVARDSFWQLLIDLSRRDKVTIFISTHFINEAQRCDRISLMHAGLVLASDTPDVLTEKRGADTLEDAFIGYLEEAAAEGQTNVPAPKPKATVPGAPTAGPDSDHRAAVKRWFFSARRMLSYTRRETLELSRDPIRLTLALLGSVILMFIMGYGITLDVEDLSFAVLDRDQTTVSRDYILNIAGSRYFTEQPPITDYEELDLRMRSGELSLAVEIPPGFARDLGRGTPVQISVWIDGAMPQRAETIRGYVKGMHTLWLTDVARRNLGQRGLTSPAAIETRFRYNPDVKSLVAMVPAVIPLLLLLIPAMLAALSVVREKELGSIINFYVTPTTRLEFLLGKQLPYVALGMLNFLLLLALALIIFGVPLKGSFAAEATGALFYIVCATAIGLLISTFMRSQIAAIFGTAVLTMLPTMQFSGMIDPVSSLEGTGALIGQIYPTTHFLTISRGTFSKALGFADLYRSFIPLLIAIPVLTGLCAVLLKKQEA from the coding sequence ATGACCAATCGTAATTCCACTGCCAATGTCGGACAATTCGATCAGTCGCCAGTGGCGCGACTGACTGATGTCAGCCTGCGGTACGGCAAGACGCACGCCCTCAATGCCGTCAGCCTTGATCTGCCGGCCGGTCGCATGGTCGGGTTGATTGGCCCGGACGGTGTTGGCAAGTCCAGTTTGTTGTCGCTGATTGCCGGCGCCCGTCGGGTGCAGGAAGGGCGGATCGAGGTGCTCGGTGGCGATATGAGGGATGCTGGCCATCGCCAAACGGTCCAGCCACGCATCGCCTACATGCCGCAGGGTCTGGGCAAAAATCTCTATCCGACTCTGTCGGTATTCGAGAATGCAGATTTCTTTGGCTGCCTGTTTGGTCACGGCCGTGCCGAACGCGAGCGCCGCATAGTAGAACTGCTAAAAGGTACCGGTCTTGCACCCTTTTCCGGCCGTCCCGCAGGCAAGCTGTCCGGCGGCATGAAGCAGAAACTCGGCCTGTGCTGCGCGCTGATTCACGACCCGGACCTGCTAATCCTCGATGAGCCGACCACCGGTGTCGATCCCCTCTCGCGCCGCCAGTTCTGGGAACTGATTGCCCGTATCCGTGCCAACCGGCTTGGCATAAGCGTCCTGGTGGCGACCGCCTACATGGATGAGGCCGCGAAATTTGACTGGCTGGTTGCGATGGATGCCGGTCACGTGCTTGCCACCGGAACGCCGGGGTACCTGCTCAAGAGCACTAACACGGCATCGCTGGAAGGGGCCTTCATCGCTCTGTTGCCGGAGCAGAAGCGTCAGGGGCATAGAGAGGTAGAGATTCCTCCCCGTGCAGCGGACGGCGGCCAGGTGGCTATTGAAGCGCGGGATTTGACCAAGCGTTTTGGCAATTTTGTTGCAGTCAATCGGGTGAGCTTCCGGATCGAGCGGGGCGAGATCTTCGGATTTCTCGGCTCCAACGGCTGCGGCAAGACGACGACAATGAAGATGCTGACCGGCCTGCTGCCGTCCAGCGAGGGACAGGCCTGGCTGTTCGGCCAGAAGGTCGATGCACAGGATCTCGAAACCCGCCGGCGGGTTGGTTACATGTCCCAGGGCTTCTCGCTCTATTCCGAGTTGACAGTGCGGCAGAATCTGGTATTGCACGCACAACTGTTTCAGGTGCCGAAAGAGGAGATTCCGGAACGGGTTGGAAAAATGGTTGCGCGTTTCGGCCTCGAAAAGGTTGTGGACGCTCTACCCAACGCGCTCCCTCTGGGACAACGTCAGCGTCTGTCTCTTGCGGTGGCGTTGATCCACCAGCCCGAACTGCTGATCCTCGACGAGCCGACTTCGGGCGTTGACCCGGTGGCACGTGATAGCTTCTGGCAGCTCCTGATCGACCTCTCTCGCCGCGACAAGGTCACCATCTTCATCTCCACCCACTTCATCAACGAAGCCCAACGCTGCGACCGCATCTCCCTGATGCATGCCGGCCTGGTGCTGGCCAGCGACACTCCAGACGTTCTGACCGAAAAGCGGGGCGCAGACACACTGGAAGACGCCTTCATCGGCTACCTGGAAGAGGCGGCGGCCGAGGGCCAGACAAACGTTCCAGCGCCAAAGCCGAAAGCAACGGTACCAGGCGCGCCAACGGCGGGACCAGACTCCGATCACCGGGCGGCAGTCAAAAGGTGGTTTTTTAGCGCGCGACGGATGTTGAGCTACACCAGGCGCGAGACCTTGGAACTGAGCCGCGACCCGATCCGCCTGACGCTGGCGTTGCTCGGCAGCGTGATCCTGATGTTCATCATGGGTTACGGCATTACCCTCGACGTGGAAGACCTATCCTTCGCCGTGCTGGACCGAGACCAGACGACCGTCAGCCGCGATTACATTCTCAATATTGCCGGGTCACGTTACTTCACCGAGCAGCCGCCGATCACCGACTACGAAGAACTCGACCTGCGGATGCGGTCTGGAGAACTCAGTCTGGCCGTCGAGATTCCACCAGGCTTCGCGCGCGATCTGGGGCGCGGGACCCCGGTGCAGATCAGCGTCTGGATCGACGGCGCCATGCCGCAGCGCGCCGAAACGATCCGGGGCTACGTGAAGGGCATGCATACCCTCTGGCTCACCGACGTGGCCAGGCGCAACCTCGGCCAGCGCGGCCTGACCAGCCCTGCCGCCATCGAGACGCGGTTCCGCTATAACCCCGATGTCAAGAGCCTGGTGGCGATGGTGCCGGCGGTGATTCCGCTGCTGCTGCTTTTGATCCCGGCCATGCTGGCAGCGCTCTCGGTGGTCCGCGAGAAGGAACTCGGCTCGATCATCAATTTTTATGTCACGCCAACGACGCGGCTGGAATTCCTGCTCGGCAAGCAGCTCCCCTATGTGGCCCTGGGGATGCTCAATTTCCTGCTGCTCCTGGCGCTCGCGCTGATCATATTCGGGGTACCGCTGAAGGGGAGCTTTGCGGCCGAGGCCACGGGTGCGCTGTTCTATATCGTGTGCGCGACCGCGATAGGGCTGTTGATCTCGACCTTTATGCGCAGCCAGATTGCGGCCATTTTCGGCACGGCGGTGCTCACCATGCTACCCACTATGCAGTTTTCCGGTATGATCGACCCGGTCTCCTCGCTGGAGGGCACAGGCGCCCTGATCGGGCAGATTTACCCCACCACCCATTTTCTCACGATCTCCCGCGGCACATTCTCCAAGGCACTGGGTTTTGCCGACCTGTACCGCTCGTTCATACCACTGCTGATAGCCATTCCGGTGCTGACCGGATTGTGCGCGGTACTGCTGAAGAAACAGGAGGCCTGA